TCAGCCGCCGGGTTCGTTTCCGGCCCGAACTGAATGACAAAAGCTTTTTGGTATTGCTCGCGACTCATGGCAGGAACAATACGAGGCCGTTCTGAGCGAGTCCCAGGCGAGTTCTAATCAATTTCTAAGAAGTGAATTCCGCTGTTGTTTTATGAACCTGCCGCAATTCTCATCGCAAAGCGTTTCTCCATCGCGCGCCGGCATGCGTATATTGCCCCCCCTGCTTCGACCGGTTCGGCACCGGTCAGTTGCGATGACAGTTTCGTGCGGGCCAATTCGCACCAAATCAGCCGCCGAGCGACCGCTCGCGGAACAAAACCCTGCCAGAACCGGACGTTGGTGCGTTTCGGCTGATGGAGCAGACCGTGATTCAATTTGAAGACTTCCGCCTCGACGTTGAAGACGCTCAGCTTCTGCGCGGTGGAAAGCGGGTCGCACTCACACCGAAAGCCTTTGATGTGCTGGCTCGTCTGGCGACGAATGCCGGGCGGCTGATATCGAAAGAAGAGCTGCTGAATTCGCTGTGGGACGATGCTCTGGTTTCGGACGCATCACTCGTGGTCTGCATTCGAGAGATTCGAAAGAGGCTCGGTGACAATGCCAGGTCGCCGCAGTTTATCGAAACCGTTCACCGGCGAGGTTACCGCTTTATTGCGGATGTCAACGAAGCGGGCGGCGCAGAAGTTAAGCAGGACCAGGCTCCTCGTGCGGAAACCTCCGCCAGGGCGAGCGGAGAGCGTCAGCCTGGTGATAGCACGTCCCGCCACGCGACCACCCGCACCCGCGTCTCTTCGATCGTTGGTCGACAGGAAGAATTCGCCGAACTCGATCGAGTCTTCCGAGTGGCCGCATCCGGTCAGCGGCAGACTGTCTTCGTGGCCGGGGAACCGGGAGCCGGCAAGACGGCGTTCATCACAGACTTCATCGTACAGCACACGGACGAAAGTGTTCGCATCGCGGAAGGGCAATGCTTCGAACAGTTCGGCGAAGGTGAACCGTATCTGCCAGTCCTCGAAGCGCTCACACAACTCACGCAGCAGTCCGATGGCGATCGAATCATCGAAGCGATCACGCGGTTTGCGCCGACGTGGCTGACTCAGATGCCGTCGTTGCGAGGCCGGTTGCCGGCAGACGTGGCCGAATCCGACGCATTGGGTTCCAGCGCGACACGAATGCTGAGGGAGATGGCGGAAACGCTGGAAACACTCACCATCGAGACCCCGCTGATTCTGATTTTCGAAGATCTGCACTGGAGCGATTATTCAACGCTCGATCTGATTTCGTACATGGCCCGACGACGCCAACCCGCAAAGCTGCTGATCATCGGAACGTACCGTCCCGTTGAGATCATTCTGCGAAACCACGCGCTGAAGCCGGTCAAGCGAGAGCTGCTCTCGAAGCAGGCGTGTTGCGAAATTCCGTTGGCGTCAATTTCTGTCGAAGCCGTTTCGGAATACCTCACGAAACGCTTCCCGGAAATCGAAACCTCAAACGAGATTGCGGCCAGAATCCACCGTCGAACCGATGGCCATCCACTCTTTGTTGCCGAGTTGATCAGCTATCTCGCGGCGCATGATAAACTGATCCCGACAACTACTGACGTTGCGGACGCACCGCTGCCGGAAAATATCCGAGCGATGATCGACACGCAAATCGATCTGGTCGACGACGAACAACGAAAAATTCTGGAAGCCGGCAGCATCGCCGGCGTGGAATTTTCGGCAGCGGCGATTGCCGACGTGCTTGGTCAGCAGGTGTTGGATATTGAGGACCAACTGGATTCGCTCGCGGAACGACAGCAGTTGCTACAACCTGTTGATGATGGGCATTCTGTTGAAGCACCGTCGGCTCGTTACCGCTTCCGCCACGTGCTGTATCAGGAGGCGTTATACAAACGCTGCGCAGCCGGTCGCCGAATTCGCCTTCATCGTCGGCTGGGGGAAAGGCTTGAACAACGTCATGTTGAGCCTCCGCCTGAACTAGCCGCCCAACTGGCGATTCACTTCGAACGCGGCCATGTGCTCGATCGAGCTATCCATTTTCTTCGAATGGCGGCCGACCGCGCGACGCGCCACTACGCCAATCGCGAAGCCGCAGAATATGTCAGCCGAGCCATCGACCTGATTCGCCGAGATCCGTCACTCGCCGATCTGCGGCTGTCACTTTTTGAACAGCGAGGGCTGATTTATCGTTCCAGCGCAAACATCGCGGCAGCGGCGAAAGACTTCGAAGCGATGGCTCAGGAAGCCAGGCGACGGGGCAAGGTTGCAGAACAGGCAAACGCCCAGTTTTGTCTGGCGAGCGTGTTTTCGTGGGTTGACCGGCAGAAATGTCTCGACGCCGCAGTACGCGCCAACCAGCTTGCCGAACGGTTAGATAGCGGACTTCACCAAAAGCATCTGCGAGGCTGGTGGGCGTACTGGAATCTGCTGTGGGAAGGCTGGACTGAAGGAGATGCCGCCGCTTCCTCCGCCGCAATTTCCGCCGCCCGCAAGCTCAATGATCGGGAAATGCTCTGTCTGCACCTCAGCCGGTCGGGCTGCTTCCATCTTGTCCTGTCGGACTACGACACGGCCTGCCGCGCAACGGAAGAGGCCATGCAACTGGCGACGGAAATCGGCGACGCCTCGGAGTACCTGTTGGCCACCTTCTTCCGGGGGTGGGCGTGTCTGTACGACGGCCGCTGGGAGGAAATGGCTCGGCTGTTGTGGGACGGCCTGCAGATCGCCGAAACCAACGGGCACGACCGCTACGCGCTGCTGCTGCGGCTGCAAATGGCTCAGTTGTGCAACGAAGCCGGTGACTTCGACCACGCCGCAGAACTTGCCGAACGTTCGCTGAAGGAATCGCGGGAACTGGATCTCGGTTATGGTCAGTTGGTCAGCCCAATTCTGCTGGGAGTTGCGTATCTCGGCCAGGACAGGGCGGGCGAAGCGCTTGAACTGCTCGAACAGATTGTCCAACGGCTGGACAACGAACGTCTGCTCATGGACTGGATCTGGAAAATGCCGCTGCGCTACGCGACGGCTCGGTGCCATTTCAAGCTCGGAAATCTGGACGCCGTGCGCGACTACGCGGCGAAGCTTCGTCTGGCCGCATCGTTCCCGCGCGGCCAGACTCATGAAGCCCTGTCGCATCAACTATTGGCAGATGCTTCTCTGCGCCAAGGCGACTCAAAAGCAGCGCGGGCAGAGATCACTCGGGCGCTAAATATCGTCCAGACGACACGTCTGCCCCTGGCGGAATGGCGAATTCTACAAACTGCAGCAACTGCATTCGCAGATTCAGATCCCGAACGTTCGCAAGAGTGCGAACTCCAAAGCCAAAATGCCTTTTCTGGTCTCGTACAGGGCCTCAACGCAACATTCCCCAGCCTGCGACCGCCCGGCAATCGGTCGATCGAGAGATAGACTTTGCGCTCCACTCGTGAGTTTGCCGCGAGCGAACATCCAACGCAAACTGTATTGCAACAGGTCGTCATATTGATGGCAATCACCTCAGGCGTGGTAACTCATGAGGGCGCAACATTGGTCGCGAACTTTTTGGCGACATCGGACGGTTCGTCCTTACGCACGAACGACGATCGCCGTTGAACCTAGATTCGACGGAAATGCGGAGTCGAAATGACGACACCCACATTGTGCCTGAGCAGATTTGCAGACTGTTCTTTTAACCTCGGTTATGAAACATTGACGCAAACTAGCACGGTCCTGAACCGGCTGAGGTTTGTGCAGCTACTGCGTTTTCTCACGCTGCCGGTCTAACGCGGTTGTTCGAACTACTGCGGTTTTTGGTGCTCTTGATGCGACAAATTTTGCCGGGGACGTTCACTGCTGATCCGCGGGTTGTGCAAGTCGCTCGCTATGCGCCGCAGGCCGATCTGCACAGAATTAGTTGGCAACCTTTCCTTTGCGTGGGGTGTGCTGCGATGGTCAATCCAGCTATTATCGTATTCGCGCCCAAACTTGAATTTTGGCGGGGGAATAATGGAATCGGAAAGCAGATCGACAGGTTCGTTACTGGAAACGCTCTACACCGAGCTGCGGGAAATGGCGGCGGCTAAGATGCTTCGAGAGCGTCCTGGGCATTCGCTGCAGACCACGGCTCTGGTGCATGAAGTGTACTTAAAACTCAATCAAGAGCGATTGGCCGACGGCTGGGCCTCGCGGTCGCTCTTCTTGCGAGCCGCTGCCGATGCAATGCGGCGGATTCTGGTGGATCATGCCCGGGCAAGACTTAGCTTGAAATGAGGTGGTGATCGCCAGCAGCAGGAAGCCTTCGATGTGGCTATCGCGTTACCAATGCCGCCAGAGGATTTACTGGCTGTCCACGAAAGCCTCGACATGCTTGCCGAAGAAGACCCGGTCAAAGCGGAATTGGTCAAACTACGCGTTTTTGGCGGCCTCAATCACATCGAAGCGGCTCAGGCGTTGGATCTTCCGAAATCAACCGCCGATCGCTACTGGGCGTTCGCGAAAGCGCGACTTATGGCCCTGATGGCCCCCGATTGATTCTAAGAAGCCGACAGAAAAAATAGTTTCCAGCTAGTGAGGCGGATTCGTAGCCGTTTACGCCGGTACTGATGGACCGGTTTTCTCCACCGCCTATCACGCGCAGCACTGGCAGTGACATGAATCAGCATTTGAAGAATCTGGAAGACATCTTCTGGCAGGCCAGGAACCTCGATCCCGGTGAGGAACGGCAGGCTTTCATCCGCGACCTAGAAAGCGATGATGCGGAGTTAGCGGCTGAGTTGAAACAGTTGCTTGCTGATTATGCCAAATCGGATCAATTCTTTGGGGGCCTAAACGCGCTGGATGCCCAGGCAGATTTCCTCGCGGAAACCGCTGATTCAGCCGAGCCGACTGGTGATCTTCACGGCAGCCTGTCGAGTCTTCTGTCCGGGAGCAAAGTCGGTCCCTACAAGCTGCTGGAGCCGATTGGCGAGGGTGGCATGGGGCTGGTCTACCTGGCTCAGCAGTCCACGCCGGTTCGACGCAAAGTGGCGTTGAAAATCATCAAGCCGGGGATGGACAGCCGCCAGGTGATCGCCCGCTTTGAGGCGGAACGCCAGGCGCTGGCGATGATGGAGCATCCCAACATCGCCAAGGTACTCGACGCGGGAACGACCGACTCGGGCTTGCCGTATTTCGTTATGGAACTGGTCCGTGGGATCCCCATGACAGACTACTGCGATCGAGCAAAGATGCCGACTCGTGCCCGATTGGAATTGTTTCAGGATGTTTGTTCCGCCATCCAACACGCGCACAACAAGGGCGTGATTCACCGCGACATCAAACCCTCAAATATCCTGGTCACCGAGCAGGATGGAAGACCGCTCGTGAAAGTGATCGATTTTGGTGTCGCCAAAGCGTTGACCGATAACCTGACCGACAAGACGTTGTTCACCGGCATGTTCCAAATGCTGGGTACGCCGCTGTACATGAGCCCTGAGCAAGCGTCGCTTTCTAATGTCGATGTGGATACCCGTAGCGATGTTTATTCGTTGGGAGTGATGCTGTACGAATTGTTGTCCGGTTCGTTGCCAATCGGCCGTGACGAGGTGAAAGACCTCAGCGTTGAGGAATTGCGAAAGCGGATCTGCGACACCGAGCCGCCGCGGCCCAGCAAACGCTTAAGTACGCTGAAGGACGAGCGGGAAACGGTCGCCGAACGCCGTGGTGTCGACATAAAAGCCATCCATCGCTTGATTACGAATGAACTCGACTGGATCGCAATGAAGGCGCTCGAGAAAGATCGCAATCGCAGATATCAATCGGCACGAGAACTAGCGGAAGACATTGGCAGAAACTTGGAGGGAGAGGCGGTCGAGGCGTGTCCACCTTCGGCTAGTTATCGCTTGAGAAAGCTTGTCTCCAAAAACCGAGTGGCTGTTGCAGTCGTCATGACTGTTTTGTTGTCAGCAATTTCGATAGCGGGCGTAAGTGTTTGGCAGACCTACCGTGCTACGCTGGCCGAGAAAAAGGCCACCGATGAATCGGCCAGACTACAAGCCGTTGTCGATTTTTTAGTCGAGGATCTTTTGGGGTCTGCAGATCCAGAACGATCCGGTGGTTCAGACGTCACGGTGTCAGAAGTTATGGCAAATGCACGCGTAACGATCAATGACGCTTTTTCGCAAGATCCAGTTACAGGTGCGACAATGCGCCATACGCTGGCAAGGACGTATTTGCGATTGGGTGAGCACCAAGAAGCTGTTGATTTAGCAAGTGATGCTTCCACGATGTGGAAAGAAACGCGAGGTGATCAGAACGGACGAACGCTTGACTCTCTGAGCATCCTGGGAAAAGCTCTCTTCGCTTCCGGGGACAAGAAATGCATTGATGTGTTGCGAGAAGTCTTCGCTGCTCGTATGCAGATGGAGGGGGCCCAGAGCAGGGAGACACTGATCGCCCACATGAATCTTGCAGTCGCTCTGCTGAGTACCGACGACCGAGACGCGGCTGTAAGCGACTTGAGGGAAATCAGCTCAGATGCGGAGGAGTTATTCGGCAAACACGATTCGCTCACACTGGTAAGCAAATCAAATCTCGTTGAAGGCCTATACCTTCAAACGAAATACTTAGAGGCCAGTAGCCTGCTTTCCCAAATTCTTGCCAGCGTTCGAAACAATACTGATCGGAGAATCGACCTGGATTTGATGCACGTTCTTCGAAGCGTGGCGAAGCTACAAACCAAACTCGGACGATACGCCGAAGCAGAAGCAAATCTTAGAAGGGTAGTAGACGTACAAAGAAGAGTACTATCGTCGAGCCACCCCCAGCTTTATCTTTCGATCCGGCGACTGGCGGAATGCCTAAGCGAACAGCAAATCGGTGGAGAAAAAAAACCGAGTTACTGCAACTCCTGAAAGAATGGGAGGCGATAGCCACCGAACTCTACGGTGAAAACAGCGAAGCTGCCTGGCAGGCAAGGCTGTTTACTATCAACACAGACTGGAAGTCCGGCCCATTTACAAAAGAAGCTCGTGAGACGATTGTCGAGAGATTGACCGATATTCTAGAGCAGCCCGCGCAGGATTTGTCGCCAGGTTCGGGAGTCCGTTGCGAAGCCATGCAACTCAAGGCGTTTGTTCTCAATGACCTGCGGAGACATGATGAAGCCGTATCGCTTCACAGAGAGTTGGTCGCCGAGTTAGAGAAACGCTACCCTGAAAACCACGACCGAATCTTGCACGGACGGCATGACCTGGCATTTGCATTGATGAATGCTGGCAAGGAGGCGGATGCTGAGGACATCCTTCGCAGTGTTGTCGCACAAAGTAAGAACCTGCTTGGTGAAGACCACCCACGGACTTTAAGCGCGCTGAGGCAGCTAGGAAGAGCTTTGTTTCGGCAAAGGAAGTTGACTGAGGCTGCAGAGATTTACGAAGATGCGATCTTGATCCGCAAGAACTCTCCTCTCTACGTTTCGCAACCGATTGATATCCGTGATTATGGCACACTTGGAACTTGTTACGCAGGCACGGAGCAGTTCTCAAAGGCGGAAAAATACCTGCGAGCAGTAGTCGAGAATCCAGGAGTAAAGAAGTCGGCACGGTTTAGCCTAGCCTTAAACAACTACGTCGCATGCCTTCAAAAGCAGCGTAAATTCGATCAAGTGCTCGCGACCATAGAGCAATACTTGACACGAGAATTTTTGCTGGAGATCGAGAAGGTTCTCGATGAGCGTGACATCGAGCATGTCGATGTCTTTCTTCGCAATATGGGAAAGCTACTTTCCAAGGGCGCGTGGGACTTAGCGGTTGGTGAGGGCGTGTCGCCTGAAAGGTGGCTCCTTGCAATAGCTTATGGAGAACTCGCAACAAAGCTTAAGGAAGATCCTGGACATCTCAACAATTATGGCGTCGCTCTCTTCCAAAACGGTGACTACGTCAAAGCGATTGATGTCTTCGAAAAAGCGGACTCCATGATCGAAGGCGGCGACCGCGAGCATCGCATGTTTTTGGCAATGGCTCATTGGCATGTTGGCAATCACAAGGAAGCTCGAAAATTTTATGAACAGGGCTTCTGCTGGCAGGAAGAACAGAATGAGCTCGATGAAGTGCTACAGCGTTTCAGTAAAATGGCAGAGGAGCTGATGGAGTTCGAGCCTGGAGTGAATTCTAAATTATAGGCTGATTGAGCTCGCGGACGTTGCCGGATGTCCGTGATGCGACTGGTTCCCGGTCGGTGCATTTGTTGTGCTTCAAACCGTGGGTCTGCGACGCCACGGCTACCGTATGCGATCCTTCCGGGATCAAAACCGCCGCGCGATCCGATCGTTCCATGTTCGACAACACGCTTTACCCGCTACCCGAGCGGAAATCTGTTTGCAGATGGTCCACGCATGTTTTTCCTGACCGGGAACCGGTCGCAGACTGTAGCCGGGGGTAAGCGCAGCGCCACCGCCGGAACGTTCCCCTACACGCCCACCCCGACCCCGGAGGAGTCCCAGAATGCGCGGCGGGCGTTGAGGACGGCCGGTTAAGCAGCGTCACGTTTCGGCTCGGAATCAGAACGCGACGAACATTATGCAACCGATTCCCGATCGGAGGGCCCTTTTCGCGTTATTACCGTGGGTCTGCGACGCCACGGCTACCATCTGCAATCCTTTTCGGGACCAAAAGCTGGGTCTCCGGCATGTAGAAATAAATAAACCGAAAAACTTGATCGTTCTGGTGGGGCGGTTTCGCTCTGGTTTACGCCGAAGAGGGTGTGCAGGAGAAAAACACCACTTTAACAATAGCGGAGCAAGACAATGCTTTCCGGAATGAAGCGACTGTTCAAGAGAAGAGAAGCCAGATCGCGTTTAACCTCACGACGTCGACGGTTCGGGCAAAGCCTTGAACGACTGGAGTTGCGAGAATTATTGGCGGCTGACCTGGAGTTCTCGACTTTCTTTCCGTCGACCCCGATGGAAGATGGCGTGGCCGCGATCGCTCAGGATTCTGCGGGAAACGCCTACGTGTCAGATTATCGCTACGATGCGGTGACATTCGAGCTCGAAGGCAGCGTCAGCAAACTGTCACCCAGCGGATCACTCTTGTGGTCGCAGGAACTACCGGAATACGCGCTCGAGATTGCCGTCGACGATAGCGGTTTTGTCTACTTGGCTGCAGCAACGTCTCAGATCGATCTACCGACAACGGCTGACGCCCATCAGTTGGGACTGGCTGGTGGAACGGACTTCCACGTGATGGTGCTCGATGGCAACGCGAT
This DNA window, taken from Fuerstiella marisgermanici, encodes the following:
- a CDS encoding tetratricopeptide repeat protein, translated to MPKRTANRWRKKTELLQLLKEWEAIATELYGENSEAAWQARLFTINTDWKSGPFTKEARETIVERLTDILEQPAQDLSPGSGVRCEAMQLKAFVLNDLRRHDEAVSLHRELVAELEKRYPENHDRILHGRHDLAFALMNAGKEADAEDILRSVVAQSKNLLGEDHPRTLSALRQLGRALFRQRKLTEAAEIYEDAILIRKNSPLYVSQPIDIRDYGTLGTCYAGTEQFSKAEKYLRAVVENPGVKKSARFSLALNNYVACLQKQRKFDQVLATIEQYLTREFLLEIEKVLDERDIEHVDVFLRNMGKLLSKGAWDLAVGEGVSPERWLLAIAYGELATKLKEDPGHLNNYGVALFQNGDYVKAIDVFEKADSMIEGGDREHRMFLAMAHWHVGNHKEARKFYEQGFCWQEEQNELDEVLQRFSKMAEELMEFEPGVNSKL
- a CDS encoding AAA family ATPase, coding for MIQFEDFRLDVEDAQLLRGGKRVALTPKAFDVLARLATNAGRLISKEELLNSLWDDALVSDASLVVCIREIRKRLGDNARSPQFIETVHRRGYRFIADVNEAGGAEVKQDQAPRAETSARASGERQPGDSTSRHATTRTRVSSIVGRQEEFAELDRVFRVAASGQRQTVFVAGEPGAGKTAFITDFIVQHTDESVRIAEGQCFEQFGEGEPYLPVLEALTQLTQQSDGDRIIEAITRFAPTWLTQMPSLRGRLPADVAESDALGSSATRMLREMAETLETLTIETPLILIFEDLHWSDYSTLDLISYMARRRQPAKLLIIGTYRPVEIILRNHALKPVKRELLSKQACCEIPLASISVEAVSEYLTKRFPEIETSNEIAARIHRRTDGHPLFVAELISYLAAHDKLIPTTTDVADAPLPENIRAMIDTQIDLVDDEQRKILEAGSIAGVEFSAAAIADVLGQQVLDIEDQLDSLAERQQLLQPVDDGHSVEAPSARYRFRHVLYQEALYKRCAAGRRIRLHRRLGERLEQRHVEPPPELAAQLAIHFERGHVLDRAIHFLRMAADRATRHYANREAAEYVSRAIDLIRRDPSLADLRLSLFEQRGLIYRSSANIAAAAKDFEAMAQEARRRGKVAEQANAQFCLASVFSWVDRQKCLDAAVRANQLAERLDSGLHQKHLRGWWAYWNLLWEGWTEGDAAASSAAISAARKLNDREMLCLHLSRSGCFHLVLSDYDTACRATEEAMQLATEIGDASEYLLATFFRGWACLYDGRWEEMARLLWDGLQIAETNGHDRYALLLRLQMAQLCNEAGDFDHAAELAERSLKESRELDLGYGQLVSPILLGVAYLGQDRAGEALELLEQIVQRLDNERLLMDWIWKMPLRYATARCHFKLGNLDAVRDYAAKLRLAASFPRGQTHEALSHQLLADASLRQGDSKAARAEITRALNIVQTTRLPLAEWRILQTAATAFADSDPERSQECELQSQNAFSGLVQGLNATFPSLRPPGNRSIER
- a CDS encoding serine/threonine-protein kinase translates to MDRFSPPPITRSTGSDMNQHLKNLEDIFWQARNLDPGEERQAFIRDLESDDAELAAELKQLLADYAKSDQFFGGLNALDAQADFLAETADSAEPTGDLHGSLSSLLSGSKVGPYKLLEPIGEGGMGLVYLAQQSTPVRRKVALKIIKPGMDSRQVIARFEAERQALAMMEHPNIAKVLDAGTTDSGLPYFVMELVRGIPMTDYCDRAKMPTRARLELFQDVCSAIQHAHNKGVIHRDIKPSNILVTEQDGRPLVKVIDFGVAKALTDNLTDKTLFTGMFQMLGTPLYMSPEQASLSNVDVDTRSDVYSLGVMLYELLSGSLPIGRDEVKDLSVEELRKRICDTEPPRPSKRLSTLKDERETVAERRGVDIKAIHRLITNELDWIAMKALEKDRNRRYQSARELAEDIGRNLEGEAVEACPPSASYRLRKLVSKNRVAVAVVMTVLLSAISIAGVSVWQTYRATLAEKKATDESARLQAVVDFLVEDLLGSADPERSGGSDVTVSEVMANARVTINDAFSQDPVTGATMRHTLARTYLRLGEHQEAVDLASDASTMWKETRGDQNGRTLDSLSILGKALFASGDKKCIDVLREVFAARMQMEGAQSRETLIAHMNLAVALLSTDDRDAAVSDLREISSDAEELFGKHDSLTLVSKSNLVEGLYLQTKYLEASSLLSQILASVRNNTDRRIDLDLMHVLRSVAKLQTKLGRYAEAEANLRRVVDVQRRVLSSSHPQLYLSIRRLAECLSEQQIGGEKKPSYCNS